One window of Pseudomonas urmiensis genomic DNA carries:
- a CDS encoding terminase large subunit domain-containing protein: MPTLNCPQATFINMPHKFRGFVAGFGSGKTWVGCAGICKHVWEWPRINSGYFAPTYPQIRDIFFPTIEEVAFDWGLKVKTKESDKEVEFYSGGQYRSTTICRSMEKPQTIVGFKIGHALVDELDVLPKLKAEHAWRKIIARMRYNVDGLKNGVDVTTTPEGFKFVFQQFVKQLREKPAMQGMYGLVQASTFDNELNLPPDYIPSLMDSYPEQLILAYLNGQFVNLNSGSIYTAYNRKLNGSHESVQHGEPIFVGMDFNVGKMSAIVHVKRLGMPHAVGEIMNGYDTPDMIRQIKERYWLYAEGNYRKTREILVFPDASGKGRKSVNASTTDLELLRQAGFTVMAPEANPPVKDRINAMNAMFCNSAGERRYRVNTDLCPTYADCLEQQIWAPTGEPDKSQGNDHANDAGGYFIHHDYPIVKPVIVTQSLRM, from the coding sequence ATGCCGACGCTTAATTGCCCGCAGGCCACCTTCATCAACATGCCGCACAAGTTTCGCGGCTTCGTGGCCGGCTTCGGCTCGGGCAAGACCTGGGTAGGCTGCGCTGGCATCTGCAAGCACGTTTGGGAATGGCCCAGGATCAACTCCGGCTACTTCGCCCCGACGTACCCGCAGATCCGCGATATCTTCTTCCCGACCATCGAGGAGGTCGCCTTCGACTGGGGCCTCAAGGTCAAGACGAAGGAGAGCGACAAGGAGGTCGAGTTCTACAGCGGCGGCCAGTACCGCAGCACGACCATCTGCCGCTCGATGGAGAAGCCGCAGACCATCGTTGGCTTCAAGATCGGTCATGCCCTGGTCGATGAGCTCGACGTCCTGCCCAAGCTCAAGGCTGAGCACGCCTGGCGCAAGATCATCGCCCGTATGCGTTACAACGTGGACGGGCTCAAGAACGGCGTAGACGTCACAACGACCCCCGAGGGGTTCAAGTTCGTCTTCCAGCAGTTCGTGAAGCAGTTGCGCGAGAAGCCAGCGATGCAGGGCATGTACGGCCTGGTGCAGGCCAGCACGTTCGACAACGAGCTGAATCTGCCGCCGGACTACATCCCATCCCTGATGGACTCCTACCCGGAGCAGCTGATCCTGGCCTACCTGAACGGCCAGTTCGTCAACTTGAACTCCGGGTCGATCTACACTGCCTACAACCGCAAGCTGAACGGCAGCCACGAGTCTGTGCAGCACGGCGAGCCTATCTTCGTGGGCATGGACTTCAACGTCGGCAAGATGTCGGCCATCGTCCACGTCAAGCGCCTGGGCATGCCCCATGCGGTGGGCGAGATCATGAACGGCTACGACACGCCCGACATGATCCGCCAGATCAAGGAGCGCTACTGGCTGTACGCCGAGGGCAATTACCGCAAGACGCGCGAGATTCTGGTTTTCCCTGATGCCTCGGGCAAAGGCCGGAAATCGGTCAATGCGAGCACCACTGACCTTGAGCTGCTTCGCCAGGCCGGGTTCACCGTGATGGCCCCAGAGGCAAACCCGCCGGTGAAAGACCGGATCAACGCCATGAACGCCATGTTCTGCAACTCGGCGGGCGAGCGACGCTATCGGGTCAACACCGACCTCTGCCCAACCTACGCCGACTGCCTCGAGCAGCAGATCTGGGCGCCAACAGGTGAGCCGGACAAGAGCCAGGGTAATGACCATGCCAACGACGCTGGCGGCTACTTCATCCACCATGACTATCCGATCGTCAAACCAGTGATCGTGACCCAATCCTTGAGAATGTGA
- a CDS encoding peptidase M48, Ste24p, with amino-acid sequence MPEPASTTAGVLLVKYGVIIGGFAGAILSLTFLRGLTRGQAVAAFFTGFTSAVFCTPLAISFFKLETGSETQYGVAFLIGLLAMNIIPVLKSLVGQFGAKGAT; translated from the coding sequence ATGCCCGAACCAGCAAGCACGACCGCCGGCGTCCTGCTGGTGAAGTACGGCGTGATCATTGGTGGCTTCGCCGGGGCGATCCTCTCTCTGACGTTCCTGCGAGGCCTCACCCGTGGCCAGGCCGTAGCGGCCTTCTTCACTGGCTTCACCTCAGCAGTTTTCTGCACTCCACTCGCAATCAGCTTCTTCAAACTCGAGACCGGGAGTGAAACCCAATACGGCGTGGCCTTCCTGATAGGCCTTCTGGCAATGAACATCATCCCAGTGTTGAAGTCACTGGTAGGACAGTTCGGAGCCAAAGGAGCTACCTGA
- a CDS encoding putative metallopeptidase has protein sequence MPPADLLESLWLTLRPATGVWDWVQSEILAPTGSIHNPEHAHLIDANIGVLWASTGFAKQGRVVLGQAEQLMFRAGGWQKARQEQQMREWFGEEPTYLITLAADYCAQCTDAEFCALVEHELYHIAQATDEYGAPKFTQDGMPKLYLRGHDVEEFVGVVRRYGANEGVQQLIDAASRPPEVAKINISRACGTCLLKSA, from the coding sequence ATGCCTCCTGCTGACCTTCTCGAATCGCTCTGGCTTACCCTGCGCCCGGCAACCGGTGTATGGGACTGGGTACAGAGCGAGATCCTGGCTCCTACAGGCAGCATCCATAACCCCGAGCATGCTCACCTGATCGACGCTAACATCGGTGTGCTTTGGGCATCGACGGGGTTCGCCAAGCAGGGGCGGGTAGTGCTTGGCCAGGCCGAGCAGCTGATGTTCCGCGCCGGTGGATGGCAGAAGGCTCGGCAAGAGCAGCAGATGCGAGAGTGGTTCGGCGAGGAGCCCACCTACCTCATCACGCTGGCCGCTGACTACTGTGCCCAGTGCACCGATGCCGAGTTCTGCGCCTTGGTCGAGCATGAGCTGTACCACATCGCCCAGGCGACCGATGAGTACGGCGCTCCCAAGTTCACCCAGGACGGCATGCCCAAGCTCTACCTGCGTGGCCACGACGTTGAGGAGTTCGTCGGTGTGGTCAGGCGCTACGGTGCCAACGAAGGTGTACAGCAGCTGATCGACGCTGCAAGCCGGCCGCCCGAGGTGGCCAAGATCAACATTTCGAGGGCCTGCGGAACCTGCCTGCTCAAGTCGGCCTGA
- a CDS encoding DUF2280 domain-containing protein, with protein sequence MAALRSEVKAFIVQALACFDTPSQVVEAVKKEFGVDVSRQVCEGHDPTKYAGRGLAKRWVEMFHACRERFTAETADIPIAHRAYRLRALGRMAEKAESMKNMALTAQLLEQAAKEVGDVYVNRQTKADVPQENAVPTSVQVTVMDARKRDADA encoded by the coding sequence ATGGCAGCACTACGAAGCGAGGTCAAAGCCTTCATTGTTCAGGCTTTGGCCTGCTTCGATACACCCAGCCAGGTGGTGGAGGCCGTCAAGAAAGAATTTGGGGTAGATGTCAGTCGCCAGGTGTGCGAAGGGCATGACCCAACTAAGTACGCCGGGCGTGGCCTGGCCAAGCGATGGGTGGAAATGTTTCATGCATGCCGGGAGCGGTTCACGGCCGAGACGGCAGATATTCCGATCGCGCACCGCGCCTACCGCCTCCGTGCGCTGGGCAGGATGGCCGAGAAGGCCGAGAGCATGAAGAACATGGCGCTGACTGCCCAGCTACTGGAGCAGGCGGCCAAGGAAGTCGGTGACGTGTACGTGAACCGGCAGACCAAGGCGGATGTGCCGCAGGAGAACGCGGTACCTACTTCCGTGCAGGTAACCGTGATGGATGCGAGGAAGCGCGATGCCGACGCTTAA